The following proteins are co-located in the Synechococcus sp. PROS-U-1 genome:
- a CDS encoding HAD family hydrolase — translation MNHRPLLVFDFDGVIVDGMAEYWWSAWQACRRLDAAPEDLSPDEVPDAFRLLRPWVHHGWEMVLLAAELPVLDPQVWLQSYGEAQASALHRRGWQPEQLQAALDASRDGAVRQNRSAWLALHRPFPGLVERLRQFEAEGVDWAVLTTKTQVFTAELLNSLGLHPWRLDGREAGAKPQVLLQLQKQRTLCGFVEDRRATLEAVRSTPGLERLPCFLVSWGYLRPQDQSNLPPGIALLHPDRFRAPLAQWP, via the coding sequence ATGAACCATCGCCCACTGCTGGTCTTCGATTTCGACGGGGTCATCGTCGATGGAATGGCCGAGTACTGGTGGAGTGCATGGCAGGCCTGCCGTCGTCTTGATGCTGCTCCAGAGGACCTCTCTCCTGATGAGGTGCCTGATGCTTTCCGCCTGCTGCGTCCATGGGTGCATCACGGTTGGGAGATGGTGTTGCTGGCGGCTGAGCTGCCTGTTTTGGACCCTCAGGTTTGGCTGCAGTCCTACGGCGAAGCGCAGGCGTCAGCACTCCATCGGCGCGGATGGCAACCGGAGCAGCTTCAGGCCGCACTCGATGCCTCTAGAGATGGAGCGGTTCGGCAGAACCGTTCTGCTTGGTTGGCGCTGCATCGGCCCTTCCCAGGCTTGGTGGAGCGGCTGCGGCAGTTTGAGGCTGAAGGGGTCGACTGGGCTGTCCTCACGACCAAAACCCAGGTCTTCACCGCTGAGCTGCTGAACAGCCTTGGCCTGCATCCCTGGCGTCTGGATGGTCGCGAGGCTGGCGCGAAGCCACAGGTTCTGCTCCAGCTCCAGAAGCAACGAACCTTGTGTGGTTTCGTTGAAGACCGTCGGGCGACGCTTGAAGCTGTGCGGTCAACACCAGGCTTGGAGCGGCTGCCCTGCTTCCTGGTGAGCTGGGGCTATCTTCGCCCCCAGGATCAGAGCAATCTCCCTCCTGGGATTGCGTTGCTCCATCCGGATCGTTTCCGGGCCCCCCTGGCGCAATGGCCCTGA
- the recA gene encoding recombinase RecA translates to MPADMKSSASDPRSSGEKDKALNLVLGQIERNFGKGSIMRLGDASRMRVETISTGALTLDLALGGGYPKGRVVEIYGPESSGKTTLTLHAIAEVQKRGGVAAFVDAEHALDPVYAASLGVDVENLLVSQPDTGEMALEIVDQLVRSGAVDLVVIDSVAALTPRAEIEGEMGDLAVGSQARLMSQAMRKITGNIGKSGCTVIFLNQLRLKIGVTYGNPETTTGGNALKFYASVRLDIRRIQTLKKGTEEFGIRAKVKVAKNKVAPPFRIAEFDILFGRGISTLGCLLDLAEETGVVVRKGAWYSYEGDNIGQGRDNTITWMEENPESTATIETLVRQKLTEGSEVKSNSMRPLAAAAKATVDKSTPGKAPEAAA, encoded by the coding sequence ATGCCTGCAGATATGAAATCCAGTGCTTCCGACCCCCGCTCCTCTGGCGAGAAAGACAAGGCGCTGAATCTGGTCCTTGGTCAGATCGAGCGCAACTTCGGCAAGGGGTCGATCATGCGGCTCGGCGATGCCTCTCGCATGAGGGTGGAGACGATCTCCACCGGTGCTCTGACCCTTGATCTAGCCCTGGGTGGTGGTTACCCGAAGGGTCGGGTGGTGGAGATTTACGGCCCGGAAAGTTCTGGTAAGACCACCCTCACTCTGCACGCGATTGCTGAAGTGCAGAAGCGTGGTGGTGTGGCGGCTTTCGTGGATGCGGAGCATGCTCTGGACCCCGTCTATGCCGCGTCGTTGGGTGTTGATGTGGAGAACCTTCTGGTCTCTCAGCCCGACACCGGCGAGATGGCTCTCGAGATCGTCGACCAACTGGTGCGATCAGGGGCGGTGGATCTTGTCGTGATCGACTCGGTGGCCGCTCTCACTCCCCGCGCCGAGATCGAGGGAGAAATGGGAGACCTGGCGGTTGGCAGTCAGGCGCGTCTGATGAGTCAGGCCATGCGCAAGATCACCGGCAACATCGGCAAGTCGGGTTGCACCGTCATTTTCCTCAACCAGCTGCGTCTCAAAATTGGTGTGACCTACGGGAATCCGGAGACGACCACTGGAGGCAATGCGCTCAAGTTCTATGCCTCGGTTCGCCTCGACATCCGTCGGATTCAGACGCTCAAGAAGGGGACGGAGGAATTCGGGATCAGGGCCAAAGTGAAAGTGGCGAAAAACAAGGTGGCGCCACCCTTCCGCATTGCTGAATTCGATATCCTTTTCGGCCGTGGCATCAGCACCCTGGGCTGTCTGCTCGATCTCGCCGAAGAGACAGGAGTGGTTGTGCGCAAGGGCGCTTGGTACAGCTACGAGGGAGACAACATCGGGCAGGGTCGCGACAACACCATCACCTGGATGGAGGAGAACCCGGAATCGACGGCCACGATTGAGACGCTCGTGCGTCAAAAGCTGACGGAAGGTTCGGAAGTGAAGTCGAATTCCATGCGGCCCCTGGCGGCTGCTGCGAAGGCGACTGTCGATAAGTCGACTCCGGGTAAGGCCCCGGAAGCGGCTGCTTGA
- a CDS encoding DUF1815 family protein — MFPRLAEHYRSVVEDLVMSLQALASSLQSAGVTATCYSCGDGGDGHGASFVADIGDGHIVRFLVSDFGINWVESRNGRELVKLEGAEAIQELQRMAELAQQGQVCGEQSLAQAG, encoded by the coding sequence ATGTTTCCGCGTTTAGCCGAGCACTACAGGTCTGTCGTCGAAGACTTGGTGATGAGCCTTCAGGCCCTCGCCAGCAGCCTTCAAAGTGCCGGTGTCACAGCCACCTGTTACTCCTGCGGCGACGGCGGCGATGGCCATGGCGCTTCTTTTGTGGCTGACATCGGAGATGGCCACATCGTGCGCTTTCTTGTCTCCGATTTCGGCATCAACTGGGTGGAATCCCGCAATGGCCGAGAACTGGTGAAACTGGAGGGAGCAGAAGCCATCCAGGAACTTCAGCGAATGGCTGAATTAGCGCAGCAGGGCCAGGTCTGCGGCGAGCAGTCCCTGGCCCAAGCCGGCTGA
- a CDS encoding DUF2839 domain-containing protein translates to MGEARRRAAQGMPPRQPKKANTKALDTSPRVVSWLPLTRNQTQQFMAVTTRGAWIGIGAMVVLWITVRFIGPAAGWWTLSDTP, encoded by the coding sequence ATGGGAGAAGCACGCCGCCGAGCTGCACAGGGCATGCCCCCTCGTCAGCCCAAGAAGGCCAACACAAAAGCACTTGACACATCGCCGCGAGTGGTGTCCTGGCTTCCTCTGACGCGCAATCAGACACAGCAGTTCATGGCGGTGACCACACGCGGCGCCTGGATTGGCATCGGAGCCATGGTGGTTCTGTGGATCACGGTGCGGTTCATCGGACCCGCCGCAGGTTGGTGGACTCTCTCGGATACCCCCTGA
- a CDS encoding helicase, whose translation MLEAQAHHQIKTLLRQEESDWPHHLTLSRLVARSLRRRDTTLVQLPPSSSERWWLGLLVPLCLAPEAGAVVLTAQQRRRLLQLELPRLRNQGLRLPCWQGPTPPEGPQLWLMDVAELIQAHRDGHLGTRQLLIPEMDQLSRRMRNALTFEINHQNWDELRQACPQAEAGLVELHDRMTRQLFAGATRPGGAVRLEGSASQALRDLLQLIPTSPEPWNKLRTINLADWAEWADLDHRLLQWRWQLAPLEPLQLLRDVLLEHPCLMFSNNGDNARLNLEFEQAGVVPDVRATLREQELNEPLPLYAPRRQPLPNTRIYAQHLLEESRRLILGQPGLTILLINDDQLRRQLTSSLAAEFGRRVVHESTAPESNGVVTCSWDWWLEHQEHLPSPAQLIVGMLPLASLDNPLTSARVERLKQQGEDWFRTLLLPEALSLIPAAIAPLRRSGGRLAILDGRLRGRSWGDQVLHRLEPWIPLQRLLPN comes from the coding sequence ATGTTGGAAGCCCAGGCCCACCATCAGATCAAAACCCTGCTCCGCCAGGAGGAATCGGACTGGCCCCACCACCTGACCCTGAGCCGGCTGGTGGCGAGAAGCTTGAGGCGTCGCGACACGACGCTCGTCCAGCTCCCCCCCAGCAGCAGCGAACGATGGTGGCTGGGACTTCTTGTGCCGCTTTGTCTGGCTCCCGAAGCAGGGGCGGTTGTGTTGACGGCCCAACAGCGTCGGCGGCTGCTCCAGTTGGAACTGCCCCGCTTACGGAACCAGGGGCTCCGGCTTCCGTGCTGGCAGGGGCCGACCCCTCCTGAGGGACCACAGCTCTGGCTGATGGATGTTGCAGAGCTCATTCAGGCCCATCGCGACGGACACCTGGGCACGCGACAACTGCTGATTCCGGAGATGGATCAGTTGAGCCGTCGGATGCGCAATGCATTGACGTTTGAGATCAACCATCAGAACTGGGACGAGCTCCGCCAGGCCTGTCCACAGGCTGAAGCAGGATTGGTTGAGCTGCATGACCGGATGACCCGCCAGCTGTTCGCTGGCGCCACGCGACCAGGCGGCGCGGTGCGGCTAGAAGGCTCAGCAAGTCAAGCCCTGCGTGACCTCCTCCAGCTGATACCAACGAGCCCTGAGCCCTGGAACAAGCTCCGGACGATCAACCTGGCGGACTGGGCCGAGTGGGCTGACCTCGATCATCGATTGCTCCAGTGGCGTTGGCAGCTGGCACCCCTGGAACCACTCCAGCTGCTGCGGGATGTCCTGCTTGAACACCCCTGCCTGATGTTCAGCAACAATGGAGACAACGCGCGGCTCAATCTGGAGTTTGAGCAGGCCGGAGTGGTCCCCGACGTTCGAGCAACGCTGAGGGAACAGGAGCTCAATGAACCCCTGCCCCTCTATGCACCCCGTCGCCAGCCTCTCCCAAACACACGGATCTATGCCCAACATCTCTTGGAGGAGAGCAGACGACTCATCCTTGGTCAGCCGGGGCTGACCATCCTCCTGATCAATGACGACCAACTGCGTCGCCAGCTCACCAGCTCCCTGGCAGCCGAATTCGGACGCCGTGTGGTCCATGAGTCGACCGCGCCCGAAAGCAATGGTGTGGTGACGTGCAGCTGGGACTGGTGGCTTGAGCACCAGGAGCATCTCCCCTCCCCGGCTCAGCTAATTGTCGGGATGCTTCCGCTCGCAAGCCTGGACAATCCACTGACTTCCGCGCGGGTGGAACGCTTGAAACAACAGGGCGAGGACTGGTTTCGCACCCTGCTTCTACCGGAAGCGTTGAGCTTGATCCCAGCAGCCATTGCACCACTGCGACGCAGCGGTGGACGCCTGGCCATCCTTGATGGTCGTCTCCGGGGGCGCAGTTGGGGTGATCAGGTGCTGCATCGGCTTGAGCCCTGGATTCCACTGCAGCGACTGCTGCCGAACTGA
- a CDS encoding prephenate/arogenate dehydrogenase: MAVQPGRVGIVGLGLIGGSLGLDLQARGWTVQGLVHRQATADRAMARGLVGAVSTDPRCLADCDVVILALPIPLLLNPPEALVAALPQSAVVTDVGSVKQPVLEAWRQRHPRFVASHPMAGTAQAGVDAGVVDLFRGRPWIATPDAATDPIALDQVRDLAISVGGHWLTSTASQHDQAVALISHMPVLVSAALLRAVGDERDPEIRQLAMLLASSGFADTTRVGGGNPQLGVAMASTNRDAVLRGLAAYRWSLEQLEDAVLKQNWSQLELELIRTQTMRPDFLKAPGEVSSES, translated from the coding sequence ATGGCGGTGCAACCGGGACGGGTGGGGATCGTTGGTCTTGGATTGATTGGGGGATCCCTCGGTCTGGATCTCCAGGCTCGTGGTTGGACGGTGCAGGGCCTCGTGCACCGTCAGGCCACCGCTGATCGCGCCATGGCCCGTGGACTGGTGGGGGCGGTGTCGACGGATCCGCGCTGTCTCGCGGATTGTGATGTGGTGATCCTGGCGTTGCCGATCCCCTTGCTGCTGAACCCACCTGAGGCGCTAGTGGCCGCTCTACCTCAATCAGCGGTGGTGACCGATGTTGGTTCGGTCAAACAGCCCGTGCTGGAGGCTTGGCGCCAGCGGCATCCTCGCTTTGTTGCCAGTCATCCCATGGCTGGTACAGCTCAGGCGGGCGTTGATGCCGGTGTGGTGGATCTGTTCCGAGGCCGCCCCTGGATCGCAACTCCGGATGCAGCAACAGACCCCATTGCGCTCGACCAGGTTCGTGATCTCGCCATCAGCGTCGGAGGACATTGGCTGACATCCACCGCCTCTCAACACGACCAGGCCGTTGCTCTGATTTCCCACATGCCGGTGCTGGTCAGTGCCGCACTGCTGCGGGCGGTGGGCGATGAAAGGGATCCAGAGATCCGGCAGCTGGCGATGCTGCTGGCTTCCAGCGGCTTTGCTGACACCACTCGCGTGGGTGGAGGGAATCCGCAGCTGGGCGTGGCGATGGCCTCCACCAATCGAGATGCGGTGTTGCGCGGATTGGCCGCGTATCGCTGGAGTCTGGAGCAGCTCGAAGATGCCGTTCTCAAGCAAAACTGGTCTCAGCTGGAGTTGGAACTGATCCGAACGCAGACCATGCGTCCTGATTTTTTGAAAGCGCCCGGTGAGGTCAGCTCCGAAAGCTAA
- the crtD gene encoding C-3',4' desaturase CrtD, which produces MSDSSVIVVGGGIAGLTAAALLAHDGVKVTLLEAHRQTGGCAGTFRRGRWVFDVGATQVAGLEPGGSHARLLKHLGMPLPSAEILDPGCVVDLSDGSPPISLWHDPEAWAAERERQFPGSKRFWSLCHQLHSSNWQFANQDPVVTPRSLWDLGTMLRALRPATLVSGLFTGLTIADLLQLCGCGQDQRLRHFLDLQLKLYSQEPADRTAALYGATVLQMAQAPLGLWHLEGSMQVLSDQLVAAIKRDGGNVLLKHRVTKLQPCSSGWQVHVTTAGDEHKQLNSRDVVCSLPPQCLQELIESDQLPKGYRRRLENLHEPSGALVLYGAVRRDALPDPCPGHLQRSSASPGSLFVSISRDGDGRAPRGQATLIASVFTPTADWCRLPEPEYQRRKNEMMSLIQAELNSWLKLPEDAWLHAELATPRGFAGWTGRPNGMVGGLGQHPRRFGPFGLAGRTPMPGLWLCGDSLHPGEGTAGVSLSALNACRQLRAERGQPLSFRS; this is translated from the coding sequence GTGAGCGATTCCAGCGTGATCGTGGTGGGCGGTGGCATCGCAGGCTTAACCGCAGCGGCACTGCTGGCACACGATGGCGTCAAGGTCACGCTGTTGGAAGCGCACCGCCAAACGGGGGGATGTGCCGGAACATTCCGGCGCGGTCGATGGGTCTTCGATGTGGGTGCGACCCAGGTCGCCGGTCTGGAACCAGGGGGCAGTCATGCGCGACTGCTGAAGCATCTGGGCATGCCTCTCCCCTCAGCGGAGATTCTGGATCCAGGGTGTGTGGTGGACCTGAGCGATGGCTCCCCTCCCATTTCGCTCTGGCATGACCCGGAAGCGTGGGCCGCTGAGCGTGAGCGTCAGTTCCCTGGTAGCAAACGTTTCTGGAGCCTCTGTCATCAGTTGCATTCCAGCAACTGGCAGTTCGCCAACCAGGATCCCGTAGTGACGCCTCGCTCCCTCTGGGATCTCGGCACCATGCTGCGGGCACTGCGTCCCGCGACGCTGGTATCGGGGCTGTTCACAGGTCTCACCATCGCCGATCTGTTGCAACTTTGTGGGTGCGGTCAAGATCAACGGCTGCGGCACTTTCTTGACCTCCAGCTGAAGCTGTACTCCCAGGAACCGGCTGATCGCACGGCCGCGCTCTATGGCGCCACAGTCCTGCAGATGGCGCAAGCGCCGCTGGGACTCTGGCATCTGGAGGGTTCGATGCAGGTGCTGAGCGACCAGCTGGTGGCCGCCATTAAGCGCGACGGCGGAAACGTGCTTCTGAAGCATCGGGTTACCAAACTGCAGCCCTGCTCATCCGGTTGGCAAGTGCATGTCACCACGGCGGGAGACGAGCACAAACAACTCAACAGTCGCGATGTGGTCTGCAGCCTTCCCCCGCAGTGCCTGCAGGAGCTGATCGAATCTGATCAGCTGCCCAAGGGATATCGAAGGCGACTAGAAAACCTGCATGAACCAAGTGGTGCGCTGGTGCTCTACGGAGCGGTGCGGCGTGATGCACTGCCGGATCCCTGCCCAGGCCATCTCCAGCGCAGCAGTGCGTCCCCGGGATCCTTGTTCGTGTCCATCAGCCGCGACGGCGATGGGCGGGCACCCCGGGGACAGGCCACCTTGATCGCCAGCGTGTTCACACCAACGGCCGACTGGTGCCGCTTGCCAGAGCCTGAGTACCAGCGGCGAAAGAACGAGATGATGAGCCTGATCCAAGCAGAACTGAACAGCTGGCTCAAGCTTCCGGAGGATGCCTGGTTGCACGCTGAACTGGCGACACCACGAGGCTTCGCCGGCTGGACAGGTCGTCCCAATGGAATGGTGGGGGGACTCGGACAGCATCCACGCCGTTTCGGCCCCTTCGGCCTGGCTGGACGAACGCCCATGCCCGGTCTGTGGCTCTGCGGTGACAGCCTCCACCCGGGAGAAGGCACTGCAGGGGTCAGCTTGTCGGCCCTCAATGCCTGCCGTCAGCTCCGGGCTGAACGGGGACAACCCCTTAGCTTTCGGAGCTGA
- a CDS encoding fructosamine kinase family protein produces the protein MNSELRRELTAVDGPLAGAVISEVSPVGGGCIHQAWKLRLSDGQLLFAKSGGLSALPLFEVEVEALEALHAHADNTFLVVPQPMALAALPHGAVLLLPWLDCRGNDQAALGRGLALLHQSSMASSPARFGWHRDGFIGAGPQPGGWRDGWGSAFVELRLRPQLETLQGLSQDSTGLDQLLLRLAEHLNEYQPRPALVHGDLWGGNAASLIDGRGSIFDPASWWADREVDLAMTQLFGGFGEEFRSAYRKVLPEVPGADGRVEIYNLYHLLNHANLFGGGYINQCRASLRDLARRL, from the coding sequence ATGAACAGCGAACTGCGCCGCGAACTCACAGCAGTGGATGGCCCCTTGGCGGGGGCTGTCATCTCTGAAGTTTCCCCCGTTGGTGGCGGCTGCATTCATCAGGCCTGGAAACTGCGCCTCAGTGATGGCCAGCTGTTGTTCGCCAAAAGCGGCGGCTTAAGCGCACTGCCCCTCTTTGAGGTGGAGGTTGAGGCTCTTGAGGCCTTGCATGCCCATGCAGACAACACGTTTTTGGTGGTGCCGCAGCCCATGGCTCTGGCAGCACTGCCCCACGGTGCGGTTCTGTTGCTGCCTTGGTTGGATTGTCGTGGCAATGACCAAGCAGCCCTCGGCAGGGGCTTGGCACTGCTGCACCAGTCGTCGATGGCATCCAGCCCCGCTCGTTTTGGCTGGCACCGTGACGGCTTCATCGGCGCTGGTCCCCAGCCCGGTGGTTGGCGTGACGGTTGGGGATCAGCATTTGTAGAGCTGAGACTGCGTCCCCAACTCGAGACCCTGCAAGGGTTGAGTCAAGATTCAACCGGCCTTGACCAGTTGTTACTGCGCCTTGCAGAGCACCTGAATGAGTATCAACCGCGTCCTGCGTTGGTGCATGGCGATCTATGGGGTGGGAATGCCGCCAGCCTTATTGATGGACGGGGAAGCATTTTTGATCCCGCCAGTTGGTGGGCTGATCGGGAAGTCGATCTGGCCATGACCCAACTGTTCGGTGGCTTCGGGGAAGAGTTCCGATCTGCCTATCGGAAAGTTCTTCCTGAGGTTCCAGGCGCTGACGGTCGGGTGGAGATCTACAACCTGTACCACCTGCTCAACCACGCCAATTTGTTTGGGGGCGGTTACATCAACCAATGTCGAGCCAGTCTTAGAGATCTGGCTCGACGGCTTTGA
- a CDS encoding CAAD domain-containing protein, translating to MSDAPTEVKDADTTVTTPIDAPAQEDTTSFAERYSDVLGKVNDTLDQVDWSQMGRIGKIVGIFAAVIIAQILIKGILDTINLLPIVPGLLELLGVVVVGQWSWQNLTTSDKRNALVQRVQTLRQEYLG from the coding sequence ATGAGTGACGCCCCCACTGAAGTCAAGGATGCCGACACAACTGTGACGACACCCATCGACGCTCCTGCTCAGGAAGACACGACCTCCTTTGCTGAGCGCTATAGCGACGTTCTGGGCAAGGTGAACGACACCCTTGACCAGGTCGACTGGAGTCAGATGGGACGCATCGGCAAGATCGTTGGCATCTTTGCCGCCGTCATCATTGCCCAGATTCTGATCAAGGGCATCCTGGACACGATCAATCTCCTACCGATCGTTCCGGGGCTACTTGAACTGCTCGGCGTGGTTGTGGTCGGCCAATGGAGCTGGCAGAACCTGACCACCAGCGACAAGCGCAACGCCCTCGTTCAGCGTGTTCAAACACTCCGACAGGAGTACCTGGGCTGA
- a CDS encoding M67 family metallopeptidase produces the protein MSFAISAEGIGETRYTPSVLQIDYRCHTDLCSTLLAPHPEEGCALLLGERVSPGLLRLQTAWPCCNVWGRGGSEPQPVIGRRRRFLVDPREQLAAQRWARARHQRCLGVAHSHPASPAVPSHHDRLWGETEGLMLILSASVGLRAWWLHGDRTVDEIPIQLWDTHNHAGPIDAEC, from the coding sequence ATGTCATTCGCTATTTCAGCTGAGGGTATCGGTGAGACGCGATATACGCCATCCGTGCTGCAAATTGATTACCGATGCCACACGGATCTGTGCTCCACGCTCCTGGCACCTCACCCCGAGGAGGGTTGTGCATTGCTGCTTGGCGAACGGGTCTCGCCAGGGCTCTTGAGACTTCAAACGGCCTGGCCCTGTTGCAATGTCTGGGGGCGAGGAGGATCAGAGCCGCAGCCCGTCATCGGCCGCCGCCGCAGATTTCTGGTGGACCCCAGAGAACAGCTTGCAGCGCAGCGTTGGGCTCGTGCACGTCATCAACGTTGTCTTGGCGTGGCCCACTCCCATCCGGCTTCCCCCGCAGTGCCATCGCATCACGATCGGCTTTGGGGAGAGACTGAAGGTCTGATGCTGATTCTTTCGGCTTCTGTTGGGTTGCGGGCCTGGTGGCTGCATGGCGACCGCACCGTGGATGAAATTCCCATCCAGCTTTGGGACACTCACAACCATGCAGGACCAATCGATGCTGAGTGCTGA
- the moeB gene encoding molybdopterin-synthase adenylyltransferase MoeB: MQDQSMLSADERGRYARHLILPEVGSAGQLRLKSSSVLCVGSGGLGSPLLLYLAAAGVGHIGIVDGDVVELSNLQRQVIHSTSGVGRSKARSAATRIHELNPHCQVDVHEHMLDVDNALDLIGDYDLVCDGTDNFPSRYLINDACVLLGKPLVYGSVQRFDGQVSVFNRTMTSPNYRDLLPTPPPPDAVPSCSEAGVMGVMPGLIGLLQATEAIKLITGIGECLDGRLLVVDALAMRFRELTLRVDPDRPKVESLIDYRQFCRPASSKMEAITVTELKALLDSAPDEIALVDVRNPAEVEVASIEGSHLVPLASLESGEAIDRVRGLAEGRRLLVHCKLGGRSARAVELLGQQGIAATNVTGGIDAWSQQVDPAIPRY; encoded by the coding sequence ATGCAGGACCAATCGATGCTGAGTGCTGATGAGCGGGGTCGCTATGCCCGCCATCTGATCCTTCCCGAGGTTGGCTCGGCAGGCCAGCTCCGGCTGAAATCTTCGTCTGTGCTGTGTGTTGGCAGCGGGGGGTTGGGATCTCCTCTGCTGCTTTATCTGGCTGCGGCAGGCGTTGGCCACATCGGAATCGTGGATGGTGATGTGGTGGAGCTCTCCAATCTTCAGCGTCAGGTGATCCACAGCACAAGTGGGGTTGGTCGTTCCAAGGCTCGTTCGGCAGCAACTCGAATCCATGAGCTCAACCCCCACTGCCAGGTCGATGTGCACGAACACATGCTTGATGTGGACAACGCCTTGGATCTCATCGGTGATTACGACCTGGTGTGTGACGGCACCGATAACTTCCCCAGCCGGTATCTGATCAACGACGCCTGTGTGTTGCTCGGCAAGCCCCTCGTCTATGGCTCCGTGCAGCGCTTTGACGGCCAGGTCAGCGTGTTCAACCGCACGATGACCAGCCCCAACTACCGCGATCTGCTCCCGACACCTCCTCCTCCGGACGCAGTTCCGTCTTGCTCGGAGGCTGGCGTGATGGGTGTGATGCCGGGGCTGATCGGTCTGCTTCAGGCCACGGAAGCGATCAAGTTGATCACCGGCATTGGCGAGTGCCTTGATGGTCGGCTGCTGGTGGTGGATGCCCTGGCCATGCGATTTCGCGAACTCACCCTCCGCGTTGATCCAGACCGACCGAAGGTTGAGAGCCTGATTGACTACCGCCAGTTCTGCCGTCCGGCGTCATCGAAGATGGAAGCCATCACTGTCACGGAGCTGAAGGCCCTGCTCGACTCCGCTCCAGACGAGATTGCGCTTGTTGATGTGCGCAATCCCGCTGAAGTCGAGGTGGCTTCGATTGAAGGAAGCCATTTGGTTCCGTTGGCCTCGCTGGAGAGTGGAGAGGCGATCGATCGCGTTCGTGGTTTGGCGGAGGGACGGCGCCTTTTGGTGCACTGCAAGCTTGGGGGGCGCTCTGCGCGTGCCGTTGAGCTGTTGGGTCAGCAGGGCATCGCGGCCACGAATGTGACCGGTGGAATTGATGCCTGGTCGCAGCAGGTGGATCCTGCAATTCCCCGCTACTGA
- a CDS encoding cob(I)yrinic acid a,c-diamide adenosyltransferase yields the protein MPQSIGIVTAADSRERSHGQLHIYDGEGKGKSQAALGVVLRTIGLGICEQRQTRVLLLRFLKGPGRAYDEDAAIEALQQGFPHLIDHLRTGRADHFTAEEATRFDREEAQRGWVIAKGAIASALYSVVVLDELNPVLDLGLLDLEDVVRTLSNRPEGMEIIVTGRAAPAPLVREADLHSEMRAHRRPGMNDNRVVPLNASSGIEIYTGEGKGKSTSALGKGLQAIGRGISQDKSHRVLILQWLKGGSGYTEDAAIAALRESYPHLVDHLRSGRDAIVWRGQQEPIDYVEAERAWEIARAAISSGLYKTVILDELNPTVDLELLPVEPILQTLLRKPAETEVIITGRCKNPPAYFDLASIHSEMVCHKHYAEQGVDLKRGVDY from the coding sequence ATGCCTCAAAGCATCGGCATCGTCACCGCCGCCGACAGTCGCGAGCGCAGCCATGGCCAGCTGCACATCTATGACGGCGAGGGCAAGGGCAAAAGCCAAGCCGCCCTTGGGGTTGTGCTTCGCACCATCGGACTGGGCATCTGCGAGCAGAGGCAGACCCGTGTGCTGCTGCTGCGCTTCCTCAAGGGCCCAGGCCGTGCCTACGACGAGGATGCAGCCATCGAGGCTTTGCAGCAGGGCTTTCCACATCTGATCGACCACCTTCGCACCGGAAGGGCAGACCACTTCACGGCGGAGGAAGCCACCCGCTTTGACCGAGAGGAAGCACAGCGCGGGTGGGTGATCGCCAAAGGCGCGATCGCCAGTGCCCTCTACTCAGTGGTGGTGCTGGACGAACTCAATCCAGTGCTGGACCTCGGCCTGCTGGATCTTGAGGATGTGGTCCGCACCCTCAGCAACCGTCCGGAGGGGATGGAAATCATCGTCACCGGTCGGGCCGCACCTGCCCCATTGGTGCGTGAAGCCGACCTCCACTCCGAGATGCGGGCCCATCGTCGTCCGGGCATGAACGACAACCGGGTGGTGCCTCTCAATGCGAGCAGCGGCATCGAGATTTATACCGGGGAAGGCAAAGGCAAATCGACCAGTGCACTCGGGAAGGGTCTCCAGGCCATCGGTCGAGGGATCAGCCAGGACAAGAGCCATCGTGTTCTGATCCTGCAGTGGCTGAAAGGCGGCAGCGGCTACACCGAAGACGCGGCGATCGCCGCGCTTCGCGAGAGTTATCCCCACCTGGTGGACCACCTCCGCTCCGGCCGCGATGCCATCGTCTGGCGGGGCCAGCAGGAGCCGATTGACTACGTGGAGGCCGAACGGGCCTGGGAGATCGCACGGGCCGCCATCTCCAGCGGCCTCTACAAGACCGTGATCCTCGATGAGTTGAACCCCACGGTGGACCTGGAGCTGCTGCCCGTCGAACCGATCCTGCAGACCCTGCTGCGCAAACCGGCGGAAACCGAAGTGATCATCACCGGTCGCTGCAAAAACCCTCCGGCCTATTTCGATCTGGCCAGCATCCATTCAGAGATGGTGTGCCACAAGCACTACGCCGAACAGGGCGTCGACCTGAAGAGAGGGGTGGATTACTAA